The following proteins are encoded in a genomic region of Oncorhynchus gorbuscha isolate QuinsamMale2020 ecotype Even-year linkage group LG11, OgorEven_v1.0, whole genome shotgun sequence:
- the LOC124048059 gene encoding coiled-coil domain-containing protein 177 has translation MGESSPQSPTLHLDLDNFDTTDAEDSTYVLTSPRSLESCARLGVKPVQLLIKSLSDFVDDNVNPDIPFEALTVLYEAYEKEGRGILQLCREEREKIVLETKERRPSLKLSALETVVEVESRNSLEEDPKSREDSCDALRKQTNQSVDHSPRRKSVSSGRSSYSAAITRKQNRNSLRPTDKNMMVSSLSLGDLRHSPATERQLERLTRDVRKKMNVTVPAKDRKIAALMLVKHQEKQTRLMLSQQEEQEREEARRQEEVQRVQAERRRKKELEKSMQRWQDGLEARRRQKERREKELAGQREQEVLLQEDRWRRLTEEQEVRKRDKKEMARREAEERKCLQEQLLKDMERLEQAGREKEVQLSQEKEQRARRSRVIRERRERKRLQQENQGEHLRCLLLKREVQQQLEEEEALMRSALEEKLQRSWEKRAQAVALRLRELQGDRPGRRSRSRGPSSEPPGTANSSSGRKRYWPS, from the exons ATGGGAGAAAGCAGTCCGCAGTCTCCGACGCTGCACTTGGATCTGGACAACTTTGATACGACGGACGCCGAGGACAGCACGTATGTTTTAACCAGTCCGCGGTCGTTGGAATCATGTGCAAGACTCGGCGTCAAACCCGTTCAACTTTTAATAAAATCTCTAAGCGATTTCGTTGATGACAACGTAAACCCAGATATCCCGTTTGAGGCACTGACAGTTCTGTACGAGGCGTACGAAAAGGAAGGCAGGGGGATTTTGCAGCTGTGCcgcgaagagagagaaaagattgtTTTGGAAACGAAAGAAAGACGACCGTCTCTTAAACTGTCTGCCCTCGAAACTGTCGTCGAGGTAGAAAGTCGGAACTCTCTCGAAGAAGATCCCAAATCAAGAGAGGACTCCTGTGATGCTTTGAGGAAGCAAACTAATCAATCTGTGGACCACAGCCCCAGAAGGAAATCTGTGAGCAGTGGCAGGTCCTCTTATTCTGCTGCGATCACCagaaaacaaaacagaaacaGCTTGAGACCGACTGACAAGAACATGATGGTGTCCAGCCTAAGTCTTGGTGACCTCCGACACTCCCCAGCCACAGAAAGACAGTTGGAGAGGCTCACTCGAGACGTCAGGAAGAAGATGAATGTCACAGTCCCAGCGAAAGACCGTAAGATAGCAGCTCTGATGTTGGTGAAGCACCAAGAGAAGCAGACCAGGCTGATGCTGAGCcagcaggaggagcaggagagagaggaggcccgGAGGCAGGAGGAGGTGCAACGAGTCCAGGCGGAGCGCAGGAGGAAGAAGGAGCTGGAGAAGAGCATGCAGCGGTGGCAGGATGGGCTGGAGGCGCGGAGGAGGCAGAAGGAGCGCCGGGAGAAGGAGTTGGCCGGTCAGCGCGAGCAGGAGGTGCTACTGCAGGAGGATCGCTGGAGGAGGCTCACAGAGGAGCAGGAGGTGCGGAAAAGAGACAAGAAAGAGATGGCGAGGAGAGAAGCGGAGGAGCGCAAATGCCTCCAGGAGCAGCTGCTCAAAGACATGGAGCGTCTggagcaggcagggagagagaaggaggtgcaGCTGTCGCAGGAGAAGGAGCAGAGGGCCAGGAGGAGCAGGGTGAtccgagagaggagggagaggaagaggctcCAACAAGAGAACCAGGGGGAACATCTCAGATGCCTCCTCCTGAAGAGGGAGGTGCAGCAgcagttggaggaggaggaggcgctgaTGAGGAGTGCCCTGGAGGAGAAACTGCAGCGCTCCTGGGAGAAGAGGGCCCAGGCAGTGGCGTTGCGCCTCAGGGAGCTGCAGGGAGATCGGCCAGGGAGGAGGAGCAGATCCAGAGGGCCCAGCTCCGAGCCTCCTGGCACAGCCAACAGCAGCTCAGGGAGAAAGAG GTACTGGCCCAGCTGA